Proteins encoded within one genomic window of Spirulina major PCC 6313:
- a CDS encoding IS5 family transposase (programmed frameshift) encodes MKRYALRDDQWEKIKDLLPGREGHVGGTAKDNRLFVEAVLYRYRAGIPWRDLPERFGDFRVVHTRHSRWSKSGVWERIFTVLSEEADNEYGSIDSTIVRAHQHSASKKNTLADAVEPEDQAIGRSRGGLSTKIHATCDALGNPTGFFLSGGQAHDLDGADVLLDDFQGKALLADKAYDADERVRQRLVHQKCEAVIPSKSNRKQPYPYDKHLYQSRHLIENFFARLKQYRAIATRYDKTARNFLGAIYLAAFVVWLN; translated from the exons ATGAAAAGATACGCCCTCAGAGATGACCAATGGGAGAAAATCAAAGACCTGCTGCCCGGTCGGGAAGGTCATGTGGGTGGAACAGCAAAGGATAATCGCTTGTTTGTCGAAGCTGTTCTATATCGTTACAGAGCAGGAATACCGTGGCGAGACTTACCTGAGAGATTCGGAGATTTTCGAGTCGTCCATACAAGACATAGCCGCTGGTCGAAGAGTGGAGTGTGGGAGCGAATTTTCACGGTACTGTCCGAGGAGGCAGACAACGAATATGGCTCAATTGATTCGACGATTGTCAGAGCTCATCAACACAGTGCA AGCAAAAAAAACACCTTAGCCGATGCAGTAGAACCTGAAGACCAAGCGATTGGTCGCTCACGAGGAGGATTGAGTACCAAGATTCATGCAACCTGTGATGCGTTGGGAAATCCCACCGGATTCTTTCTGAGCGGTGGACAAGCCCACGACCTCGACGGTGCTGATGTCCTACTTGATGATTTTCAAGGCAAAGCTCTACTGGCGGATAAGGCCTATGATGCTGATGAGCGGGTGCGCCAACGACTGGTGCATCAGAAATGTGAAGCCGTGATTCCGTCCAAGTCGAATCGCAAACAACCTTATCCTTACGATAAGCATCTCTATCAATCACGACATCTGATTGAAAATTTCTTCGCTCGACTCAAGCAGTATCGTGCCATTGCCACTCGTTATGACAAAACAGCACGCAACTTTTTGGGGGCTATCTACCTGGCAGCCTTTGTTGTTTGGCTTAACTGA
- a CDS encoding ShlB/FhaC/HecB family hemolysin secretion/activation protein gives MTQAKTLLTTLILCSTFTPTATSAQTLFTRTDLARMDAVTIEAPLLRFNTVAQSEANPNRDRFLQSPDDPLPQTLPGDELIITPDSNNDPGGLSDTTPLTIDSINVTGSTVFTDADLAPILDPVLGNTTLGALNAAVEQITQLYIKQGYLTSNAILPAQRLDQGIVQIEVLEGTLNNISVDGLSRLNESYVTSRLGLGIDTPLNVNDLEEQLRLLQLDPNFDDFDVSLQSGDELGTSRLLLEMDETKPFFGTVFVDNYSARSVGSTRGGLNLGYRNLAGMGDVLSFAYTQTFANGLDIFDLGYSLPLNPMNGTLEIGGSLNRNEIISSPFDELGIRGESESYRISFRQPLVRTVREEFALSLGFTYKNGQTFLFNNLGQPFSVGAEADGTTKTSVLRFGQDYTRRDLNGAWSLRSQFSLGTELFDATQNSGATPDGQFFAWLGQMARVQRLNDTHTLIIQGDLQLSGDNLLASESFSLGGQQTLRGYRQGARSSDAGWRISIEDRITVLRHASDGALLQIAPFFDYGVVWNNADHPSQISGQHVLAGVGTGIIIQPQDNLTLRLDFALPLVNLDDRQTDLQDDGIYFSLAYRF, from the coding sequence ATGACCCAAGCCAAGACCCTGTTAACCACGCTCATTCTTTGTAGTACGTTCACACCCACAGCCACATCGGCTCAAACTCTTTTCACCCGTACCGATCTGGCTCGCATGGATGCGGTTACAATCGAAGCCCCGTTGCTGCGGTTCAATACTGTGGCCCAAAGTGAAGCCAACCCGAACCGCGATCGCTTCTTACAATCTCCCGATGATCCATTACCCCAAACATTACCGGGAGATGAACTGATCATCACCCCAGACAGCAACAATGATCCGGGTGGATTGAGCGATACCACCCCTCTGACCATTGACAGCATTAATGTCACGGGCAGTACAGTCTTCACCGATGCCGACCTTGCCCCCATCCTTGACCCGGTTTTAGGCAATACGACCCTAGGGGCGCTCAATGCTGCCGTAGAGCAAATCACGCAACTCTACATCAAGCAAGGCTACCTCACCTCCAACGCCATCTTGCCCGCCCAACGCCTTGACCAAGGCATTGTCCAAATTGAAGTCCTCGAAGGCACATTAAACAACATCAGCGTTGATGGACTGAGCCGCTTAAACGAGTCCTACGTTACGTCCCGGCTGGGTTTGGGGATTGATACGCCCTTGAATGTGAATGATCTCGAAGAACAATTGCGCTTGTTGCAACTTGACCCCAACTTTGATGATTTTGATGTGTCGTTGCAAAGTGGGGATGAATTGGGAACCAGTCGTTTGCTGTTGGAGATGGATGAAACAAAACCGTTTTTTGGGACGGTGTTTGTGGATAACTATTCAGCGCGGAGTGTGGGATCAACTCGTGGCGGTTTGAATCTGGGCTATCGGAATTTGGCGGGGATGGGGGATGTGTTGAGCTTCGCTTATACCCAAACCTTTGCCAATGGTTTGGACATTTTTGATTTGGGCTATAGCCTGCCGCTCAATCCAATGAATGGCACGTTAGAAATCGGCGGCTCGCTGAATCGGAATGAAATTATTTCCTCACCGTTTGATGAATTAGGGATTCGGGGAGAATCGGAATCCTATCGCATCAGTTTCCGTCAGCCACTGGTGCGGACGGTCAGAGAAGAATTCGCCCTTTCCCTCGGTTTCACCTATAAGAATGGTCAAACGTTTTTGTTTAACAATCTTGGTCAGCCCTTTAGCGTCGGGGCGGAAGCGGATGGCACGACAAAAACTTCAGTGTTGCGGTTTGGTCAGGATTATACAAGACGTGATTTGAATGGGGCGTGGAGTTTGCGATCGCAATTCAGCCTCGGCACTGAACTCTTCGATGCGACCCAAAACAGCGGAGCAACCCCCGACGGTCAGTTTTTCGCCTGGCTCGGACAAATGGCACGGGTGCAACGGTTGAATGATACCCACACCCTAATCATCCAAGGCGATTTACAACTCTCAGGCGATAACCTCCTCGCCTCCGAGAGCTTCAGTCTGGGGGGTCAACAAACCCTGCGGGGCTATCGCCAAGGGGCGCGAAGTTCCGACGCGGGATGGCGCATCTCCATCGAAGATCGGATCACGGTGCTGCGCCATGCCAGCGATGGCGCATTGCTCCAAATCGCGCCCTTCTTCGACTATGGCGTGGTGTGGAATAATGCCGACCATCCTAGCCAAATTTCGGGGCAGCATGTGCTAGCCGGTGTCGGAACCGGGATCATCATCCAACCCCAAGATAATTTAACCCTGCGGCTCGATTTTGCGCTGCCGTTGGTCAACCTGGACGACCGCCAAACCGATCTCCAAGATGACGGCATCTACTTCAGCTTGGCCTATAGGTTTTAG